One window of Triticum dicoccoides isolate Atlit2015 ecotype Zavitan chromosome 5A, WEW_v2.0, whole genome shotgun sequence genomic DNA carries:
- the LOC119302360 gene encoding stearoyl-[acyl-carrier-protein] 9-desaturase 5, chloroplastic-like has product MYLMAYMPSCGTFHAPLVSSCLRRKFTVVATASKAKVGTPKKASTQVRFTQPFPPEKKEIFDSLERWAEENILVLLKPVEKSWQPQDYLPDPSSDGFYDEVKELRERAKEIPDDYLVCLVGDMVTEEALPTYQTMLNILDGGVGDDTGTSPASWAVWTRAWTAEENRHGDLMNKYMYLTGRVDMRQIEKTIQYLLGAGMDPKTEGNPYEGYIYTSFQERATFISHGNTARHARKYGDLKLAQICGTIAADEKRHETAYTKIVEKLFEVDPDYTVLAFAAMMRKKVTMPAHLMYDGQDDNLFEHFSAVAQRLGVYTAMDYADILDFLVQRWNVANLTGLSGEGRRAQDFLCSLGPRFRKLEERAQGRAKQLPVVPFSWIHGRQVQL; this is encoded by the exons ATGTATCTAATGGCATACATGCCTTCCTGCGGCACCTTCCATGCACCTTTAGTGTCTTCTTGCCTGAGGAGGAAATTCACAGTGGTGGCCACGGCTTCCAAGGCCAA GGTTGGAACTCCCAAAAAGGCCTCCACTCAAGTCCGATTCACGCAACCATTCCCACCTGAAAAGAAGGAAATTTTCGATTCATTGGAACGCTGGGCAGAGGAAAACATCCTGGTCCTGTTGAAGCCAGTAGAGAAATCATGGCAGCCGCAGGACTACCTACCAGACCCTTCCTCGGATGGATTCTATGATGAAGTCAAGGAGTTGAGGGAACGGGCCAAGGAGATCCCGGATGACTACTTGGTCTGTCTGGTTGGAGACATGGTCACTGAGGAAGCACTCCCTACTTACCAGACAATGCTCAATATTCTCGATGGCGGTGTCGGCGACGATACTGGCACCAGTCCAGCCAGCTGGGCTGTCTGGACGAGGGCATGGACGGCCGAGGAGAACAGGCACGGTGATCTCATGAACAAGTACATGTACCTCACTGGGAGGGTTGATATGAGGCAGATTGAGAAGACCATACAGTATCTCCTTGGTGCTGGAATG GATCCAAAAACCGAGGGCAACCCATATGAGGGTTACATCTACACATCTTTCCAAGAGAGGGCAACCTTCATATCTCACGGCAACACTGCAAGGCACGCCAGGAAGTACGGGGACCTGAAGCTGGCTCAGATATGTGGCACCATCGCGGCCGACGAGAAGCGCCATGAGACGGCCTACACCAAGATTGTGGAGAAGCTCTTCGAGGTCGACCCCGACTACACGGTGCTGGCCTTCGCCGCCATGATGAGGAAGAAGGTCACGATGCCCGCCCACTTGATGTACGACGGGCAGGACGACAACCTGTTTGAGCACTTCAGCGCGGTGGCTCAACGGCTGGGCGTCTACACCGCCATGGACTACGCCGACATCCTCGACTTCCTGGTCCAGAGGTGGAACGTGGCCAACCTCACTGGGCTGTCCGGGGAAGGGAGGCGGGCTCAGGATTTCCTCTGCTCACTGGGACCAAGGTTCAGGAAGCTGGAGGAGCGAGCTCAGGGCAGGGCGAAGCAGTTACCGGTTGTTCCTTTCAGCTGGATCCATGGCCGGCAAGTGCAACTTTGA